A single region of the Mycobacterium lentiflavum genome encodes:
- a CDS encoding FHA domain-containing protein: MGLVSRAAPPVLTVRYEGSERTFAPGNDVVIGRDLRADVRVAHPLISRIHLVLRFDQGRWIAIDNGSLNGLYVNNRRVPAVDIQDGQRVNIGNPDGPTVTFEVGRHQGLAGTPPLTTSIPIVNPLAGPADPRLAQGRPPTGSLSQGLPPQPPASPSRPMPTHQTPPSQAGPPSGPLPTYPTGAQPSHASGPVQQHHPTGTQPAGPASGPMSSPHIYRPQPAQVPPAAPVDPPTALTGRVGGGDSSNLATSMMKILRPGKAGVDAPGAIKIGRANDNDIVIPEVLASRHHATLIPTPTGTEIHDNRSINGTFVNGQRVDSALLKDGDVVTIGNIDLVFAGGTLARRDADTAAQTRLGGLDVRGVTWTIENNKTLLDDISLGASPGTLTAVIGPSGAGKSTFARLVAGYTHPTNGTVAFEGHNVHAEYASLRSRIGMVPQDDVVHGQLTVEQALGYAAELRLPPDTTKADREQVVARVLEELEMTQHLHTRVDKLSGGQRKRASVALELLTGPSLLILDEPTSGLDPALDRQVMTMLRQLADAGRVVLVVTHSLTYLDVCDQVLLLAPGGKTAFCGPPAQIGPAMGTTNWADIFSSVAGDPDAAKAKYLARTGPPPPPPPAEKPAEIGDPSHTSLLRQFSTIARRQIRLIVSDRGYFIFLALLPFIMGSLSMSVPGNVGFGIPNPVGDAPTEPGQILVLLNVGAVFMGTALTIRDLIGERAIFLREQAVGLSTTAYLLAKVCVYTVFAIVQSGIVTVITLLGKGGPTRGAAALGKAPLELFVDVAATTVASAMLGLALSAIAKSNDQIMPLLVVAVMSQLVFSGGMIPVTGRIGLDQMSWATPARWGFAASASTVDLTKLEPGPQVPKDALWHHNAGTWWFNFGMLIAISTFYLSFVRWKIRLKGGR; encoded by the coding sequence GTGGGGCTCGTGAGCCGAGCAGCCCCACCTGTGCTGACCGTGCGGTACGAGGGATCCGAAAGGACCTTTGCACCCGGCAACGATGTGGTCATCGGGCGTGACTTGCGGGCGGACGTCCGCGTTGCGCATCCGTTGATTTCCCGAATACACCTGGTGCTGCGCTTCGATCAGGGCCGGTGGATCGCCATCGACAACGGCAGCCTCAACGGTTTGTACGTCAACAATCGCCGGGTCCCGGCCGTCGACATCCAGGACGGTCAACGGGTCAACATCGGCAACCCGGACGGGCCGACGGTGACCTTCGAGGTCGGGCGCCATCAGGGTCTGGCGGGAACGCCACCACTAACGACGTCGATCCCTATCGTCAACCCGCTTGCCGGGCCGGCGGATCCGCGGCTGGCCCAGGGCCGCCCACCGACCGGTTCGCTGTCGCAGGGACTGCCGCCGCAGCCACCGGCGAGCCCGTCACGGCCAATGCCGACACATCAGACCCCGCCATCGCAAGCCGGCCCGCCATCGGGGCCCCTTCCGACATACCCGACCGGCGCGCAACCGAGCCACGCGTCCGGTCCGGTGCAACAGCACCACCCGACCGGCACCCAACCCGCCGGCCCGGCCAGCGGACCGATGTCGTCACCGCACATTTACCGGCCACAGCCGGCCCAGGTTCCGCCGGCCGCGCCGGTCGATCCTCCGACCGCCCTGACGGGCCGCGTCGGTGGCGGCGACAGCTCGAACCTGGCGACCTCGATGATGAAGATCCTGCGGCCGGGCAAGGCGGGCGTCGACGCGCCGGGCGCGATCAAGATCGGCCGTGCCAACGACAACGACATCGTCATTCCCGAGGTCCTGGCCTCGCGGCACCACGCGACATTGATCCCGACGCCGACGGGCACCGAGATCCATGACAACCGCAGCATCAACGGCACCTTCGTCAATGGTCAGCGTGTCGACTCCGCGTTGCTGAAGGACGGCGACGTCGTCACGATCGGCAACATCGACCTGGTGTTCGCCGGCGGCACGCTGGCCCGCCGGGACGCCGACACCGCGGCGCAGACCCGCCTCGGCGGTCTGGATGTGCGCGGGGTGACCTGGACGATCGAAAACAACAAGACACTGCTCGACGACATTTCGTTGGGCGCCAGTCCCGGAACGCTCACCGCGGTGATCGGTCCGTCCGGCGCGGGCAAGTCGACCTTCGCGCGGCTGGTCGCCGGATACACCCACCCCACGAACGGCACGGTCGCGTTCGAGGGCCACAACGTTCACGCCGAATACGCCTCACTGCGCAGCAGGATCGGGATGGTGCCGCAAGACGACGTGGTCCACGGTCAGCTGACCGTGGAGCAGGCGCTGGGCTACGCGGCCGAGCTCCGGCTGCCGCCCGACACCACCAAGGCCGACCGTGAGCAAGTGGTGGCCCGGGTGCTCGAGGAGCTCGAGATGACCCAGCACCTGCACACCCGGGTCGACAAGCTGTCCGGTGGTCAGCGCAAGCGCGCTTCGGTGGCGCTGGAGTTGCTGACGGGGCCATCGCTGCTGATCCTCGACGAGCCGACGTCCGGCCTGGACCCGGCGCTGGACCGGCAGGTCATGACGATGCTGCGGCAGTTGGCCGACGCCGGTCGGGTGGTGCTCGTGGTCACCCACTCGCTGACCTACCTGGACGTCTGCGACCAGGTACTGCTGCTGGCTCCCGGCGGCAAGACCGCGTTCTGCGGCCCACCCGCGCAAATCGGTCCGGCCATGGGGACGACGAACTGGGCCGACATCTTCAGTTCGGTTGCCGGTGATCCCGACGCGGCCAAGGCGAAATACCTGGCGCGGACCGGGCCGCCGCCACCGCCGCCGCCGGCGGAGAAGCCGGCCGAGATCGGCGATCCGTCGCACACCAGCCTGCTGCGGCAGTTCTCCACGATCGCGCGGCGCCAGATCCGGTTGATCGTCTCCGACCGCGGCTATTTCATCTTCCTGGCGTTGCTGCCGTTCATCATGGGTTCGCTGTCGATGTCGGTGCCGGGCAACGTCGGCTTCGGCATTCCGAACCCGGTGGGCGACGCTCCCACCGAGCCCGGGCAGATCCTGGTGCTGCTGAATGTCGGGGCGGTGTTCATGGGGACCGCGTTGACGATCCGAGATCTCATCGGCGAGCGCGCCATCTTCCTGCGAGAACAGGCGGTCGGCCTGTCCACCACCGCCTATTTGTTGGCGAAGGTCTGCGTCTACACCGTGTTCGCGATCGTGCAGTCGGGCATCGTCACCGTGATCACGCTGCTGGGCAAGGGCGGTCCCACCCGGGGTGCTGCGGCGCTGGGGAAGGCGCCGCTGGAGCTTTTCGTCGACGTCGCCGCGACCACCGTCGCCTCGGCGATGCTCGGGTTGGCTCTGTCGGCGATCGCCAAGTCCAACGATCAGATCATGCCCCTGCTGGTGGTCGCGGTCATGTCGCAGCTGGTGTTCTCGGGCGGCATGATTCCGGTCACCGGCCGCATCGGACTCGACCAGATGTCCTGGGCCACCCCGGCACGATGGGGTTTCGCGGCATCGGCGTCGACCGTCGACCTGACCAAGTTGGAACCCGGTCCTCAGGTCCCGAAGGACGCGCTGTGGCATCACAATGCCGGAACGTGGTGGTTCAACTTCGGCATGCTGATCGCAATCAGCACGTTCTATCTGAGCTTCGTGCGCTGGAAGATTCGCCTCAAAGGTGGGCGCTGA
- a CDS encoding SDR family NAD(P)-dependent oxidoreductase — MEQATDSGAMLADRVAVVTGGGGGIGAATAQLFARNGAQVVIADIDAGLAGQTADQISVSGGVAVPIVADVRDADQVAALARSVLDRFGRIDVLVNNVGHWLRHPGNFVDTDPQLWDELYRINLHHVFLVTRAFLPAMVGQRRGSIVNVSSVEGLRGYPEDPVYAAFKAAVIHFTRSLAVQVGRDGVRVNAIGPDVTESLQVPYSQWLTAEEQAQWPQWVPAGRMGLPEDQARVILFLASDLSAFVTGHTIPTDGGTGAAGGWFRSSRRADREWTNRPIAP; from the coding sequence ATGGAGCAGGCAACTGACAGCGGTGCGATGCTGGCCGACCGGGTGGCGGTGGTCACCGGCGGCGGTGGCGGCATCGGGGCGGCCACGGCGCAGTTGTTCGCCCGAAACGGTGCCCAGGTAGTGATCGCCGATATCGACGCCGGACTCGCGGGGCAGACCGCCGATCAAATCTCGGTGTCGGGTGGGGTGGCTGTGCCGATCGTTGCCGACGTACGCGACGCCGATCAGGTTGCCGCCCTGGCACGATCGGTGCTCGATCGGTTCGGCCGAATCGATGTGTTGGTCAACAATGTCGGGCATTGGCTGCGCCACCCCGGCAATTTCGTCGACACCGATCCGCAATTGTGGGACGAGCTCTACCGGATCAACCTGCACCACGTATTTCTGGTCACCCGCGCGTTCCTGCCGGCGATGGTGGGCCAACGCCGCGGCTCGATCGTCAACGTCTCCTCGGTCGAAGGGCTGCGCGGTTACCCCGAGGACCCGGTCTACGCCGCGTTCAAGGCGGCCGTCATTCATTTCACCCGCAGCCTCGCGGTTCAGGTGGGTCGGGACGGTGTGCGCGTCAACGCGATTGGCCCTGATGTCACCGAATCGCTACAGGTGCCCTACTCGCAGTGGCTGACGGCCGAGGAGCAGGCGCAATGGCCGCAGTGGGTTCCGGCCGGACGGATGGGGCTGCCCGAGGACCAGGCCCGCGTGATCCTGTTCCTGGCCTCAGACCTATCGGCCTTCGTCACGGGTCACACCATCCCCACCGACGGCGGCACCGGCGCGGCCGGCGGATGGTTCCGTTCGTCGCGGCGGGCCGACCGGGAGTGGACGAACCGGCCCATCGCCCCCTGA
- a CDS encoding isoprenylcysteine carboxyl methyltransferase family protein, translated as MYCYLLFIALISVERLIGLVVAHRNAQWAIAHGGKEFGHDHFPAMVSLHALLLASCVVEVWALGRPFVPWLGWPMLTVVALSCVVRWRCAAALGRHWNPRLIVIPGAPLVRRGPYRWVRHPDYIAVVAEVAALPLIHSAWLTAIVFSIANAVLLNVRIRLENAALTYV; from the coding sequence ATGTATTGCTACCTGCTGTTCATCGCGTTGATCAGCGTTGAGCGCCTGATCGGGCTGGTCGTCGCGCATCGAAACGCTCAATGGGCAATCGCCCACGGAGGCAAGGAATTCGGCCACGACCACTTCCCTGCGATGGTCAGCCTGCACGCCTTGCTGCTGGCGTCATGTGTGGTGGAAGTCTGGGCGCTGGGACGCCCATTCGTGCCCTGGCTGGGATGGCCGATGCTCACCGTCGTGGCGCTCAGCTGTGTCGTCCGCTGGCGCTGCGCCGCGGCGCTGGGTAGGCACTGGAATCCGCGGCTGATTGTGATCCCGGGCGCGCCGCTGGTGCGGCGTGGTCCGTATCGATGGGTGCGTCACCCCGACTACATCGCCGTCGTCGCGGAGGTCGCGGCACTGCCGCTGATCCATTCGGCCTGGTTGACGGCGATCGTGTTCAGCATCGCCAACGCGGTGCTGCTCAACGTGCGAATCCGGCTGGAAAACGCGGCATTGACCTACGTCTGA
- a CDS encoding alpha/beta hydrolase, translating to MSGLKTAGKPTRRIHHRRSPQSIAVSMASRVIVKNVVRAWALQPNLHWPLGQIDGFVGLLPRAKSAARVEPVRLDHCRAEWVCAPGVSPTRAILYLHGGAFLTCGVNTHRALVSRLSRMADAGVLIVGYRKLPSHQIVDAIDDGLCGLRWLQQRGYDPGRVVVAGDSAGGYLAFMTTLAAIRTRVATPAGVATVSPFTDADPTRKLKHRNARKCSMFTAGALSIFSRYLSEVQLPVGRSTGHVVSPVDADLSALPPVTIHAGADELLLPDAELMAERLAANGIRCDLHVWEGQIHDFPLAADVLPEGRRAIRYLGDFVKEVTAESWRRGSGQVSAAAG from the coding sequence ATGAGTGGATTGAAAACGGCTGGCAAACCCACGCGTCGGATTCACCATCGTCGCAGCCCGCAATCGATCGCCGTGTCTATGGCCAGTCGTGTGATCGTGAAGAACGTAGTGCGCGCCTGGGCGCTGCAGCCGAATCTGCACTGGCCTTTAGGGCAGATCGACGGATTTGTGGGCTTGCTGCCTCGTGCCAAATCCGCCGCCCGGGTTGAGCCGGTACGCCTTGACCACTGCCGCGCCGAATGGGTCTGCGCACCCGGTGTATCGCCGACGCGGGCAATTCTGTATCTGCACGGCGGGGCCTTTCTCACCTGCGGCGTCAACACCCACCGGGCTCTGGTCAGTCGCTTGTCGCGGATGGCCGATGCCGGCGTGCTGATCGTCGGATACCGGAAACTGCCCTCGCACCAGATCGTCGACGCGATTGACGACGGCCTCTGCGGACTGCGCTGGTTACAGCAGCGCGGCTACGACCCCGGCCGCGTGGTTGTTGCGGGCGACTCGGCGGGTGGTTATCTCGCGTTCATGACGACACTGGCCGCGATCCGCACGCGGGTGGCTACGCCGGCCGGCGTAGCCACCGTGTCTCCGTTCACGGATGCGGACCCGACCCGAAAGCTCAAGCACCGCAACGCACGTAAGTGCTCGATGTTCACCGCCGGGGCGTTGTCGATATTTTCGCGGTACCTCAGCGAGGTTCAGCTGCCGGTCGGTCGTTCGACGGGTCATGTTGTATCGCCGGTCGACGCCGACTTATCGGCACTCCCGCCTGTAACCATCCACGCTGGTGCCGACGAGCTGCTGCTCCCGGACGCCGAACTGATGGCGGAACGCTTGGCAGCCAACGGGATCCGCTGCGACTTGCACGTCTGGGAGGGCCAAATTCACGACTTTCCGTTGGCGGCCGATGTTCTGCCCGAGGGTCGGCGGGCCATCCGGTACCTCGGGGATTTCGTCAAAGAAGTCACCGCCGAGTCTTGGCGCCGCGGGAGCGGACAGGTCAGCGCCGCGGCAGGATAG